In the genome of Flavivirga spongiicola, one region contains:
- a CDS encoding RagB/SusD family nutrient uptake outer membrane protein, producing the protein MKKLIRYITLFLTIASISCDDEFLNHPDQDNITSDNFWKTTQDLELYVNQFYPQLPSWSPGAWNGGIYWSDGNIDNIIHENSTRSGTIVGLNTVETGNGRWNYSTIRSLNIFFANYETVDADFDEYKHFVGEAHFFRAWSYFTLLRTYGGVPWIDKPLLPDSEELEAPRASRSEIATNILADLDKAIEFMASGKNKGGNRLNKECARLLKARVALYEGTWEKYHNGTSFGVSGSDGASFIQIAADASKSLIDNPGGFSINNTGNPGVDYETLFNQADYSSNPEVMLWRRFDLALSIAHNGQRYLPRIGGARGVTKELVDDFLAIDGLPIASSPLYMGDQGLVNVTTNRDPRLSEVIWVPGQLQQTGRGAPDEFFDRAPLEIGGEGGCPTGYMIRKGASTNRDYSHTSGVGVTSSPTFRFAEALLIYAEAKAELGSISQQDVDESINVLRSRAGMPNLNIGSITADPNWAFPSLSPILNEVRRERHVELAVEGYRFDDIMRWSAAEDLVVGKRYKGVYFVQSEFPELTPGTNVLLDTNGYVDPNQNSLPGGFQFDPMRDYLLAVPLDEITLNPALTQNPGWE; encoded by the coding sequence TATCCACAATTACCAAGTTGGTCCCCTGGAGCATGGAATGGTGGTATATACTGGTCGGATGGTAATATTGATAATATTATCCACGAAAATTCCACTCGAAGTGGGACCATTGTTGGTTTAAATACAGTTGAAACAGGTAATGGTCGTTGGAATTATTCGACAATACGCTCCTTGAATATTTTCTTTGCTAACTACGAGACTGTTGATGCAGATTTTGACGAGTACAAGCATTTTGTAGGTGAAGCTCACTTTTTTAGAGCATGGAGTTATTTTACGCTTCTTAGAACCTATGGAGGTGTGCCTTGGATAGATAAACCTCTATTACCAGATTCAGAAGAGCTGGAAGCGCCACGTGCTTCCAGAAGTGAAATTGCTACTAATATTTTGGCAGATTTAGATAAAGCTATAGAATTTATGGCATCTGGAAAGAATAAAGGAGGTAATCGTTTAAATAAGGAGTGTGCGCGACTTTTAAAAGCTAGAGTTGCCTTATATGAAGGGACATGGGAAAAATATCATAACGGAACTTCTTTTGGTGTAAGCGGATCTGATGGGGCATCATTTATTCAAATAGCTGCAGACGCTTCCAAATCACTTATCGATAATCCGGGAGGTTTTAGTATTAACAATACCGGAAATCCAGGTGTAGATTATGAAACTCTATTTAACCAAGCTGATTATTCTTCAAACCCAGAGGTAATGCTTTGGCGTCGATTTGATTTGGCTTTAAGTATTGCACATAATGGACAAAGGTATTTGCCACGTATTGGTGGTGCCCGAGGAGTAACAAAAGAATTAGTTGATGATTTTCTTGCCATTGATGGTTTGCCAATTGCTTCAAGTCCATTATATATGGGAGACCAGGGGCTGGTAAATGTTACAACGAACCGTGATCCCAGACTTAGCGAAGTTATATGGGTTCCTGGTCAGCTTCAACAAACCGGAAGAGGCGCTCCTGATGAATTTTTCGATAGAGCTCCTTTAGAAATAGGTGGAGAAGGCGGTTGTCCAACGGGGTATATGATTCGTAAAGGGGCTAGTACAAACCGCGATTATTCTCATACCTCGGGTGTAGGAGTTACTTCCTCTCCAACCTTTCGTTTTGCAGAAGCCTTACTTATATATGCAGAAGCAAAAGCAGAACTTGGGTCTATTTCCCAACAAGATGTAGATGAAAGTATTAATGTGCTTCGTAGTAGGGCCGGTATGCCTAATTTGAATATAGGGAGTATAACGGCTGACCCTAATTGGGCTTTCCCTTCGTTATCTCCAATACTTAATGAAGTACGAAGAGAAAGACATGTTGAGTTAGCTGTTGAAGGATATCGTTTTGATGATATAATGCGTTGGAGTGCAGCTGAAGATTTGGTTGTAGGGAAACGCTATAAAGGAGTCTATTTTGTTCAGTCTGAGTTTCCTGAACTTACACCAGGTACAAATGTATTATTGGATACTAATGGTTATGTAGATCCAAATCAAAATTCTTTACCCGGTGGGTTTCAATTTGATCCAATGAGAGATTATTTACTGGCAGTACCATTAGATGAAATTACGCTTAACCCTGCACTAACGCAAAACCCGGGTTGGGAATAG